From the Streptomyces pluripotens genome, one window contains:
- a CDS encoding YraN family protein, with product MSRARSALGKYGEDLAARWLARAGMTVLERNWRCGRTGEIDIVARDGDVLVVCEVKTRRSSSYEHPMAAVTSGKVARLRHLAELWVHGHGGAPAGGVRIDLLGVLLPRRGAPSVEHVRGVA from the coding sequence ATGAGCAGGGCACGCAGTGCACTCGGCAAGTACGGCGAGGACCTGGCCGCGCGATGGCTGGCCCGGGCCGGCATGACGGTCCTGGAGCGCAACTGGCGCTGCGGCAGGACCGGCGAGATCGACATCGTGGCGAGGGACGGCGACGTCCTGGTCGTGTGCGAGGTGAAGACCCGCAGAAGCAGTTCCTACGAGCACCCCATGGCCGCGGTCACCTCGGGGAAGGTCGCCAGGCTGCGCCATCTCGCCGAGTTATGGGTTCACGGTCACGGCGGAGCCCCAGCGGGAGGCGTCCGCATCGACCTGCTCGGCGTCCTTCTGCCCCGCCGGGGCGCACCGTCCGTCGAGCATGTGCGGGGGGTGGCCTGA
- a CDS encoding NUDIX hydrolase, which produces MPAESTPAGGEPSEGGPRRVARVVLLDPADRILLLRGHEPDDPSDTWWFTPGGGVEGVETRAQAALRELFEETGITGVDLGPVLWRRRCSFPFAGLRWDQDEWYYLARTTRTAVAATGLTELERRSVAGARWWTCQELSRAHETVYPTRLAELLRTLLDEGPPASPVTLNTEIV; this is translated from the coding sequence GTGCCCGCTGAGAGCACCCCGGCCGGCGGGGAGCCGTCCGAGGGTGGTCCGCGCAGGGTGGCACGGGTGGTGCTGCTCGACCCTGCGGACCGCATCCTCCTTCTGCGGGGCCACGAGCCGGATGATCCGTCCGACACCTGGTGGTTCACACCTGGCGGTGGTGTGGAGGGTGTCGAGACGCGCGCGCAGGCCGCGCTGCGGGAGCTCTTCGAGGAGACCGGGATCACCGGCGTCGACCTTGGTCCCGTGCTGTGGCGGCGCCGGTGTTCCTTTCCGTTCGCCGGCCTCCGTTGGGACCAGGATGAGTGGTACTACCTGGCCCGTACGACCCGGACGGCGGTTGCGGCGACCGGGTTGACTGAGTTGGAGCGGCGCAGCGTCGCCGGAGCGCGCTGGTGGACGTGCCAGGAACTGTCCCGGGCACATGAGACGGTGTATCCGACCAGACTCGCCGAGCTGCTGCGTACGCTGCTCGACGAAGGTCCCCCGGCCAGTCCCGTCACTCTCAACACGGAAATCGTCTGA
- a CDS encoding DUF2469 domain-containing protein: protein MSAEDLEKYETEMELKLYREYRDVVGLFKYVIETERRFYLTNDYEMQVHSVQGEVFFEVTMADAWVWDMYRPARFVKQVRVLTFKDVNIEELNKSDLELPSG, encoded by the coding sequence ATGAGCGCCGAGGACCTCGAAAAGTACGAGACCGAGATGGAGCTGAAGCTCTACCGGGAGTACCGAGACGTCGTCGGTCTGTTCAAATACGTGATCGAGACGGAACGGCGCTTCTACCTCACCAACGACTACGAGATGCAGGTCCACTCGGTCCAGGGTGAAGTGTTCTTCGAGGTGACCATGGCCGACGCCTGGGTCTGGGACATGTATCGACCGGCCCGCTTCGTGAAGCAGGTGAGGGTCCTCACGTTCAAGGACGTGAATATCGAGGAGCTGAATAAGAGCGACTTGGAGCTCCCCAGCGGGTGA